The DNA sequence GCTCTCCGAACCGCATCTGACAATCGAGTCTGTTCAGTCCTTTGTCTGCTCGAAAGATGAGATGAAATGACGAAAACTTGCCCTGCCAAGACTCGGCAATTCTCCGTGCGCGCGCTTATCAACTACGGCAGGACGTACCATACCGGTAGTGGAGGGAGTTCACATGGAATGACGGCAGCGGATGGAAATGGAGAGAGTCAGCAACACGAATGGTCCTGCAGGCGCGGATAAAGGGAGGTCGTACCGGTCACCGTCGCCGGCATCGCTGCGAGACAAATGCTTTGCGTGGGACACATTGCAGCACCAAGTGCCGGGAAACTGGGAAGGAGGCCAATCTGATGACACGAGGCAAAGGGAGGGTTGTGAGAAGTTTGGTCCACGAGATGCAATGCATCCACGGGGAGCATACCCGAACCTtaccccccaccatcccgcTACAGGGACCTTGAATTTAGGGAGGGGGCATCCTCTaagggttgggggtgatgcGCTACACGGCACCGACAACTGAAACCAACTCGACGTGCATGTGCCGGGCAGCGAGCAATCAATCACACAGCATGGTGCCTCGTGACATCGAATGGTATTTGAGTCTCCGATTTGGTAACGCCCATGAGCAAATTTTTCTGCCTCCTGCAGACCGCCATGAATTGCCCGTTTCGACCTCCCAATGACCAGCTTCTCTGaacgccatcctcccctcgTGCTGAACCCCAGTGGGGGTCGCTGACTCAGCCAGACAAATAAAACAAATGGTATCTAAATTTGTACATATGCATAAGAACCCtaaaacaaaagaaacatcTCATGCATGCCATGAGAAAATGACGGATGTCTGAAAACCTagcccttttcttttttgaccccctccccctccctcgcccgcctccctccctcaccgcTGCCTCGGCCTGCATGAGTagttcaaccccaacctctgCTTCCGTGTCTGGTGATCCCCTACGGCTGTCCAGTCCATCTGGGGCCCGGTGATTGGATGGGTGTGCCGCTCATCTCGACCGGACCTTCACCACCCGCTGCAGGGTGGCCGACCGGCACATCCAGTTCGTGAATGGGTGGCTGCACCGTCGACATGTGTGGTTGGAATGGTTGGAATGCTGTGTACCTGTCGTAGGCCTGCGCCTGAGCCTGGGCTTGTGTGTCTGGGGGAAGTGACAGGTGCTCTGGGGACTCCCAGTTGTAACCACTAGCTCTATTGTACGCAGCCTTCGCGGGCTCTGGCGATGGCATCCACTTCGGTTGATCTTGTGGCGGCCAGACACCTGTGTCGGGAGGGCTCACATACCCACCACTCGTGCCACTTGCCGATGGTGTAACAGACATGTGGGCTGTCTGGCTCAACGGTGGCTGCGTGTAGGAATCTGGAAGCATCGGATGTGATTCCTCCCCttgctttctcttcttgcgcAGCAGGAAGAAGACCATTCCAGCCACCacagcaaccccaacaaccgaTCCGGCTATGATGCCAGCAAGAGCTGCCGTCGGTAGCCCTTGGCTTCCTTCGTCTGGGCTTCCTTCGTCTGCTGGTTCTGTTGAAGCCGGTGGTGATTCGGTCGAGGTAGTGGTacttgttgttgaggaggttgtcgtcGTGCTTGTTGGAGCAGTTGTTGTCGTTATGGATGtgctggtggttgtggcCCCGTCCGCGAAATCCATAAACTGCTTCTCCGAGATGCCCATAGGCGTGCGTGAGTCCCTGCAAGCACCGCTCATCGTGTCATAAACTTGTTGGAGGTCATCCCTCGAAGATCGACCGAGGCAGGAGGCTGTGTTCTTGATAAAACCCCCTCCATTTTGGCAGAGGCATTCATTTGTTGTCTTAACAAC is a window from the Podospora pseudocomata strain CBS 415.72m chromosome 6, whole genome shotgun sequence genome containing:
- a CDS encoding hypothetical protein (EggNog:ENOG503PENV); this translates as MISLGKLRALPSALAILVLASTVQGASINFDFYPETAQGCMYAAADASKCETGVVKTTNECLCQNGGGFIKNTASCLGRSSRDDLQQVYDTMSGACRDSRTPMGISEKQFMDFADGATTTSTSITTTTAPTSTTTTSSTTSTTTSTESPPASTEPADEGSPDEGSQGLPTAALAGIIAGSVVGVAVVAGMVFFLLRKKRKQGEESHPMLPDSYTQPPLSQTAHMSVTPSASGTSGVWPPQDQPKWMPSPEPAKAAYNRASGYNWESPEHLSLPPDTQAQAQAQAYDRYTAFQPFQPHMSTVQPPIHELDVPVGHPAAGGEGPVEMSGTPIQSPGPRWTGQP